A DNA window from Actinomycetota bacterium contains the following coding sequences:
- a CDS encoding CopG family transcriptional regulator, producing the protein MRRTQIYLTEEQDQLVGTRARELGVSKAAVIRQLLDERLGIDEGGEREAAILQTSGLLADYPDWPEWLASVRGPSADEKLHRLGL; encoded by the coding sequence ATGCGGCGAACACAGATCTATCTGACCGAGGAGCAGGATCAACTCGTGGGGACCCGAGCGCGCGAGCTGGGGGTCTCGAAGGCGGCGGTGATCCGCCAGTTGTTGGACGAGCGGCTTGGGATCGACGAGGGTGGGGAACGGGAGGCGGCCATCCTCCAGACGTCCGGCCTACTCGCCGACTACCCGGACTGGCCAGAATGGTTGGCATCGGTACGGGGGCCGTCAGCCGACGAGAAGCTGCATCGCCTTGGGTTATGA
- a CDS encoding NUDIX hydrolase: MADEIVRAAGGVIVRRGPTGEAHIAIVHRPAYDDWSFPKGKLMDGESFEEAALREVREETGLQCELGLPAGRSSYRDRRDRPKVVRYWLMRPLDGRFAPNSEVDELRWMPPAEAVEALTYSHDREILEEVLDDLNEEAVGGPPGA; the protein is encoded by the coding sequence ATGGCAGATGAGATCGTCCGGGCGGCGGGAGGCGTCATCGTCCGCCGCGGGCCCACGGGCGAGGCGCACATCGCCATCGTCCACCGCCCTGCGTACGACGACTGGTCCTTCCCCAAGGGCAAGCTGATGGACGGGGAGTCCTTCGAGGAGGCGGCCCTGCGCGAGGTCCGCGAGGAGACCGGGCTGCAGTGCGAGCTCGGCCTGCCCGCCGGGCGTTCCAGCTACCGGGACCGGCGGGACCGGCCGAAGGTCGTGCGCTACTGGCTCATGCGCCCGCTCGACGGGCGCTTCGCGCCCAACTCCGAGGTGGATGAGCTGCGCTGGATGCCACCGGCCGAGGCCGTAGAGGCGCTGACCTACAGCCACGACCGGGAGATCCTCGAGGAGGTGCTGGACGACCTCAACGAGGAGGCGGTCGGTGGCCCGCCCGGCGCCTGA
- a CDS encoding magnesium chelatase has product MAATTLGELRAAGYPDRTVKEELRANLVARLGRGEELFASIIGYQSSVLPSLERGILAGHDLILLGERGQAKTRLIRHMVELLDDEIPVIEGCEVNDHPYHPICARCRALVLERGDATPVAWVGRDTRYAEKLATPDTSVADLIGDVDPIRVAEGRYLADELTIHYGLIPRTNRGIFSVNELPDLPERIQVGLLNILEERDVQIRGYKIRLPLDLLLVASANPEDYTHRGRIITPLKDRFGTQVRTHYPQEVAAEIRIMDQEAHLPDLRPDGGPELALPLYMKELVAALTRELRRSAQVNQRSGVSVRYSIGNLETVAAGALRRALRAGEPRAVPRPVDLWSALGESLGRIEFETLEEGREEWVVEQALKRAMVDVYRRRLGGESLGPLQQLFDEGLSVETSEAMGAETFLAQFARVPGLGRIMQALAITEESKQSAASALEFALEGLHLSKRLNKSAGTAANGGGWTFGN; this is encoded by the coding sequence ATGGCAGCCACCACCCTCGGCGAGCTCCGGGCTGCCGGCTACCCCGACCGCACGGTGAAGGAGGAGCTGCGCGCCAACCTCGTCGCCCGCCTCGGCCGGGGCGAGGAGCTCTTCGCGTCGATCATCGGCTACCAGTCGTCCGTCCTGCCCTCCCTGGAGCGGGGCATCCTGGCCGGCCACGACCTCATCCTGCTCGGCGAACGCGGCCAGGCCAAGACCCGGCTGATCCGCCACATGGTGGAACTGCTGGACGACGAGATCCCGGTCATCGAGGGATGCGAGGTCAACGACCACCCCTACCACCCGATCTGCGCCCGGTGCCGGGCCCTCGTGCTCGAGCGGGGCGACGCGACGCCGGTGGCCTGGGTGGGCCGGGACACCCGCTACGCCGAGAAGCTCGCCACCCCGGACACCTCGGTGGCCGACCTCATCGGTGACGTCGACCCGATCCGGGTGGCCGAGGGCCGCTACCTGGCCGACGAGCTCACCATCCACTACGGCCTGATCCCGCGCACCAACCGGGGCATCTTCTCGGTCAACGAGCTGCCCGACCTGCCCGAGCGGATCCAGGTCGGACTGCTGAACATCCTCGAGGAGCGCGACGTCCAGATCCGGGGCTACAAGATCCGCCTACCGCTGGACCTGCTGCTGGTGGCCAGCGCCAACCCGGAGGACTACACCCACCGGGGCCGCATCATCACGCCCCTGAAGGACCGCTTCGGCACCCAGGTGCGCACGCACTACCCGCAGGAGGTCGCCGCCGAGATCCGCATCATGGACCAGGAGGCGCACCTCCCCGACCTGCGGCCGGACGGTGGGCCCGAGCTGGCGCTGCCGCTCTACATGAAGGAGCTGGTGGCGGCGCTCACCCGGGAGCTGCGCCGCTCGGCCCAGGTCAACCAGCGCAGCGGCGTGTCGGTGCGCTACAGCATCGGCAACCTCGAGACCGTGGCGGCGGGTGCCCTGCGCCGCGCGCTCCGGGCGGGCGAGCCCCGGGCGGTCCCCCGCCCCGTCGACCTGTGGTCGGCCCTCGGGGAGTCGCTCGGCCGGATCGAGTTCGAGACCCTGGAGGAGGGCCGGGAGGAGTGGGTGGTCGAGCAGGCCCTCAAGCGGGCGATGGTGGACGTCTACCGCCGCCGCCTCGGGGGCGAGAGCCTCGGCCCGCTCCAGCAGCTGTTCGACGAGGGGCTGTCGGTGGAGACCTCGGAGGCGATGGGGGCCGAGACCTTCCTCGCCCAGTTCGCCCGGGTGCCCGGCCTGGGCCGGATCATGCAGGCCCTGGCCATCACCGAGGAGTCCAAGCAGTCGGCCGCCTCGGCGCTCGAGTTCGCCCTGGAGGGGCTCCACCTCTCCAAGCGCCTGAACAAGTCGGCCGGCACTGCCGCCAATGGAGGCGGCTGGACGTTCGGGAACTGA
- a CDS encoding PPOX class F420-dependent oxidoreductase, producing MPIEIPESHRDLLEKKGFAHIATVGPKGEPQTTPVWFTWDGSQLMFSNTKGRQKFRNLSRDPRVAVSILDPDNPYRYLEIRGTATIEDDSDKVLIQELGHKYTGTDYPSPPEEQRVIIRITPEHVSHMG from the coding sequence ATGCCCATCGAGATCCCCGAAAGCCACCGCGACCTGCTGGAGAAGAAGGGCTTCGCCCACATCGCCACAGTCGGCCCGAAGGGCGAACCGCAGACGACGCCCGTCTGGTTCACCTGGGACGGTTCTCAACTGATGTTCAGCAACACCAAGGGCCGCCAGAAGTTCCGCAACCTTTCCCGCGATCCCCGGGTTGCGGTGTCCATCCTGGACCCCGACAACCCCTACCGGTACCTCGAGATCCGGGGCACTGCGACCATCGAAGACGACTCCGACAAGGTGCTGATCCAGGAGCTGGGGCACAAGTACACGGGCACCGACTACCCCAGCCCGCCCGAGGAGCAGCGGGTCATCATCCGCATCACGCCCGAGCACGTGAGCCACATGGGCTGA
- a CDS encoding hydantoinase/oxoprolinase family protein: protein MVGVDVGGTFTDVVVSVDGRLVTWKVPTTPDDQSAGFEAGVREALDIAGAPGVARIAHGTTVATNAVLERRGAVTGFLATAGFADLLAIGRQNRPSLYDFWVDRPDPVVPRARCAGVPERVLPDGAVEVALDEDAARSAIATLVEAGVESLAVCLLFSFANPGHERRLAALAAEVAPGIRVSLSSSVSPEFREYERASTTALDAYVGPVVERYLDRLAQRCTDLGAGVVVMRSGGATMTLDEAARAPVHTVLSGPAAGVRGALVAAAASGFADLVTFDMGGTSTDVCLIEGGTPAVDSETELGGLPVRIPALAIHTVGAGGGSILWLDAAGALRAGPESAGAEPGPACYGRGGERPTVTDAQVVAGHLDPDHFLGGRLGLDAGAAERALATLAGPLGVPVAEVAAAGLRVVEAQMARAIRVVTVERGRDPRGFALVAFGGAGPMHACALASALEIATVLIPPSAGALSALGLLAAPLAADVALTRPMVDPFLKDVEAVLDQLAAEAADGLRRQGAEPAVTEARIDCRYRGQAHEVSVPFTSLAELAELPAAFGAAHQARYGWEAPGDPVELVTFRVRALGPEPALPLPPVPESHRVRVEGPACLWGDHATVVVEPGWAGEVDGVGTLILQRA from the coding sequence CTGGTCGGCGTTGACGTCGGGGGCACCTTCACCGACGTGGTGGTCTCGGTCGACGGCCGCCTGGTCACCTGGAAGGTCCCCACCACCCCGGACGACCAGAGCGCCGGCTTCGAGGCCGGGGTGCGGGAAGCCCTGGACATCGCCGGGGCGCCGGGCGTGGCCCGCATCGCCCACGGCACCACGGTGGCCACCAACGCCGTGCTGGAGCGCAGGGGAGCGGTGACCGGGTTCCTCGCCACCGCCGGGTTCGCCGACCTCCTCGCCATCGGGCGCCAGAACCGGCCCTCGCTCTACGACTTCTGGGTCGACCGCCCGGACCCGGTGGTGCCCCGGGCGCGCTGCGCCGGGGTGCCGGAACGGGTGTTGCCCGACGGGGCGGTCGAGGTGGCCCTCGACGAGGACGCCGCCCGTTCGGCGATCGCCACGTTGGTCGAGGCGGGGGTCGAGTCGCTGGCGGTGTGCCTGCTGTTCTCCTTCGCCAACCCAGGTCACGAGCGCCGCCTGGCGGCCCTTGCTGCCGAGGTGGCGCCCGGGATCCGGGTCTCGCTGTCGTCGTCAGTGAGCCCGGAGTTCCGGGAGTACGAGCGGGCATCCACCACGGCGCTGGACGCCTATGTCGGCCCGGTGGTGGAGCGCTACCTCGACCGCCTCGCCCAGCGCTGCACCGACCTCGGCGCCGGCGTCGTGGTCATGCGCTCGGGGGGCGCCACCATGACGCTGGACGAGGCGGCCCGAGCCCCGGTGCACACGGTGCTCTCCGGGCCGGCTGCCGGCGTCCGGGGGGCCCTGGTGGCCGCCGCCGCCTCCGGCTTCGCCGACCTGGTGACCTTCGACATGGGCGGCACGTCCACCGACGTCTGCCTGATCGAGGGTGGCACTCCGGCCGTCGACTCGGAGACCGAGCTCGGGGGCCTGCCGGTGCGCATCCCAGCCCTCGCCATCCACACCGTGGGGGCGGGCGGCGGCAGCATCCTGTGGCTGGACGCCGCCGGTGCCCTGCGTGCCGGGCCGGAGAGCGCCGGGGCGGAGCCGGGCCCGGCCTGCTACGGCCGGGGAGGCGAGCGGCCGACGGTGACCGACGCCCAGGTGGTCGCCGGCCACCTCGACCCGGACCACTTTCTTGGCGGGCGGCTGGGGCTCGATGCCGGCGCCGCCGAGCGTGCCCTGGCCACCCTCGCCGGGCCGCTGGGCGTGCCGGTGGCGGAGGTGGCCGCCGCCGGCCTCCGGGTCGTGGAGGCGCAGATGGCCCGGGCCATCCGGGTGGTCACGGTGGAGCGCGGCCGCGATCCCCGGGGCTTCGCCCTGGTCGCCTTCGGCGGGGCGGGGCCGATGCACGCCTGCGCGCTCGCCTCGGCCCTCGAGATCGCCACGGTGCTCATCCCGCCGTCGGCCGGGGCGCTGTCCGCCCTGGGCCTGCTGGCGGCGCCCCTGGCGGCGGACGTCGCCCTGACCCGGCCGATGGTGGACCCCTTCCTCAAGGACGTGGAGGCAGTACTGGACCAGCTCGCCGCCGAGGCCGCCGATGGCCTGCGGCGCCAGGGGGCCGAGCCCGCGGTCACCGAGGCCCGGATCGACTGCCGCTACCGGGGCCAGGCGCACGAGGTTTCGGTCCCGTTCACCTCGCTGGCCGAGCTGGCCGAGCTGCCAGCGGCCTTCGGCGCCGCCCACCAGGCCCGCTACGGCTGGGAGGCACCGGGGGATCCCGTCGAGCTGGTGACCTTCCGGGTGCGGGCGCTGGGCCCGGAGCCGGCGCTCCCGCTGCCCCCGGTACCGGAGAGCCACCGGGTCCGGGTGGAGGGGCCGGCGTGCCTCTGGGGCGACCACGCCACCGTCGTCGTGGAGCCGGGCTGGGCGGGCGAGGTGGATGGCGTCGGCACCCTGATCCTGCAGAGGGCATGA
- a CDS encoding proteasome activator: MVEVQIAGEGGVEVPEGDRPLDPERLLRLAGLVRAVLEEARQMDPDQATAAELAALHDRVTAQAWEALPNSLRSELEAIDLTLPWRDRAEAATPQEVRVAYSGLIGWLGGLFQGLQAAVQYQQMQALAQLGQGGGGPGGQIRPPGIGEPEREHPTGQYL, from the coding sequence ATGGTTGAAGTGCAGATCGCCGGCGAGGGCGGCGTCGAGGTGCCCGAGGGCGACCGGCCTCTGGACCCCGAGCGGCTGCTCCGGCTGGCCGGCCTGGTGCGGGCAGTGCTGGAGGAGGCCCGCCAGATGGACCCCGACCAGGCCACCGCCGCCGAGCTGGCCGCCCTGCACGACCGGGTCACCGCCCAGGCCTGGGAGGCGCTCCCCAACAGCCTGCGCAGCGAGTTGGAGGCCATCGACCTCACCCTCCCCTGGCGGGACCGGGCGGAGGCCGCCACGCCCCAGGAGGTGCGGGTGGCCTACTCCGGGCTCATCGGGTGGCTGGGCGGGCTCTTTCAGGGCCTGCAGGCCGCCGTGCAGTACCAGCAGATGCAGGCGCTGGCGCAGCTCGGCCAGGGCGGCGGCGGCCCGGGCGGCCAGATTCGGCCCCCGGGCATCGGTGAGCCCGAGCGGGAACACCCCACGGGGCAGTACCTGTAG
- a CDS encoding type II toxin-antitoxin system VapC family toxin: MSAAGAGHLLDSTILIAHLRGDERATALLLRRETYASVVSRSEVEGGTRSAERSAVARLFDALTLLPVTDEVARTAGRMIRSHRRSHAGIDLGDYLIAATADVAGLPLITLNVKHFPMFAGLQPPFPG; encoded by the coding sequence ATGAGTGCAGCCGGAGCCGGGCACCTGCTCGACAGCACGATTCTCATCGCCCACCTCCGGGGCGATGAACGGGCCACGGCGCTGCTCCTTCGGCGTGAAACCTATGCCAGCGTCGTTTCCCGGTCAGAAGTTGAAGGCGGCACGCGCTCGGCCGAGCGAAGCGCGGTTGCGCGCCTCTTCGACGCCCTGACACTCCTCCCGGTAACGGATGAAGTGGCGCGCACTGCGGGCCGGATGATCCGGTCGCATCGCCGGTCGCACGCCGGCATCGACCTCGGGGATTACCTCATTGCGGCGACGGCGGATGTCGCCGGGTTGCCGCTCATCACGTTGAACGTGAAGCACTTCCCCATGTTCGCCGGCCTGCAGCCGCCCTTTCCGGGCTGA
- a CDS encoding VWA domain-containing protein, with the protein MASRFAQWDGSQDPFGPDVDLAQVLDEISDDVLSGFGAQAALRRLMRRGMRGANGTKLGGLDDLRKRLEKRRRRMARDLNLEGPIADLQDRLNEILQQERAALAEQQSDDARMREGFLDTLPDSPPGALKELMDYRFASPEAQQAFDQLVADLQKQILDAHFKAMSGGLGSMTPEDVARVREMLAALNAMIAARERGDEYDFPAFMDRFGDMFPENPKTLDELLESLARRMAAMSRLLASLSPEQRRQLQELTETLLGDLDLAFQMDQLASELRALAPYLPWGEPVSGFGDEPMPLSDAVGAVEELSDLDELDQALRGDYPGASLDDVDEEKLRRSLGEGAVTNLRHLRSIEKALEEAGIVTRQGGKLEVSPRGARRLGERALVAVFERIHNERPGTHDAPETGGAAEPTGATKPWHFGDTGEIAVQRSVFNAVLRAGPTSSGGRVALIPDDFELVESETRTRTATALLLDLSFSMPLRGHWLPAKRMALALHALIEGKYPQDRLHLIGFSDYARRLQPTDLTARAPLERVYGTNMQHAFLLARRLLAEDPRASKQVIMVTDGEPTAHLVEFGPNREPEAFFSYPPTVETIRATLAEGMRLAASGVTLNVFMLEDSPGLVAFMEKLGRLTAGRVFRMDSQDLGRFILSDYVRRRG; encoded by the coding sequence ATGGCTTCCCGCTTTGCGCAGTGGGACGGGAGCCAGGACCCGTTCGGGCCCGACGTCGACCTCGCCCAGGTCCTCGATGAGATCTCCGACGACGTCCTGTCCGGCTTCGGCGCCCAGGCCGCCCTCCGGCGCCTCATGCGGCGGGGCATGCGCGGGGCCAACGGAACGAAGCTGGGGGGCCTCGACGACCTCCGCAAGCGGCTGGAGAAGCGCCGGCGCCGGATGGCCCGGGACCTCAACCTGGAGGGGCCGATCGCCGACCTCCAGGACCGCCTGAACGAGATCCTCCAACAGGAGCGGGCGGCGCTCGCCGAGCAGCAATCCGACGACGCCCGCATGCGGGAGGGCTTCCTGGACACCCTGCCCGACTCGCCGCCCGGAGCACTCAAGGAGCTCATGGACTACCGCTTCGCCTCGCCCGAGGCCCAGCAGGCCTTCGACCAGCTGGTGGCCGACCTGCAGAAGCAGATCCTGGACGCCCACTTCAAGGCGATGTCGGGCGGGCTGGGATCGATGACCCCCGAGGACGTCGCCCGGGTGCGGGAGATGCTGGCCGCCCTGAACGCCATGATCGCCGCCCGGGAGCGGGGCGATGAGTACGACTTCCCCGCCTTCATGGACCGCTTCGGCGACATGTTCCCGGAGAACCCCAAGACCCTCGACGAGCTGCTGGAGTCCCTCGCCCGGCGCATGGCGGCGATGAGCCGGCTGCTGGCGAGCCTCTCGCCCGAGCAGCGCCGCCAGCTGCAGGAGCTGACCGAGACCCTCCTCGGCGACCTCGACCTGGCGTTCCAGATGGACCAGCTGGCCTCGGAGCTGCGGGCGCTGGCCCCCTACCTGCCCTGGGGAGAACCGGTGAGCGGGTTCGGCGACGAGCCGATGCCGCTCTCCGACGCCGTCGGCGCGGTGGAGGAGCTGAGCGACCTCGACGAACTCGACCAGGCCCTGCGGGGCGACTACCCCGGGGCGTCGCTGGACGACGTGGACGAGGAGAAGCTGCGCCGCAGCCTGGGCGAGGGGGCCGTCACCAACCTGCGCCACCTGCGCTCGATCGAGAAGGCGCTGGAGGAGGCGGGGATCGTCACCCGGCAGGGCGGCAAGCTGGAGGTGTCCCCCCGGGGCGCCCGCCGGCTGGGCGAGCGCGCGCTGGTGGCGGTCTTCGAGCGGATCCACAACGAGCGCCCCGGCACCCATGACGCCCCCGAGACCGGCGGCGCCGCCGAGCCCACCGGGGCCACGAAGCCCTGGCACTTCGGCGACACCGGCGAGATCGCCGTGCAGCGCAGCGTGTTCAACGCCGTCCTGCGGGCCGGGCCGACGTCGTCCGGGGGCCGGGTGGCGCTGATCCCCGACGACTTCGAGCTGGTCGAGTCCGAGACCCGCACCCGCACCGCCACGGCCCTGCTGCTGGACCTGTCGTTCTCGATGCCGCTGCGCGGCCACTGGCTGCCGGCCAAGCGGATGGCCCTCGCCCTGCACGCGCTGATCGAGGGCAAATACCCGCAGGACCGCCTGCACCTGATCGGGTTCTCCGACTACGCCCGCCGGCTGCAGCCCACGGACCTGACCGCCCGGGCGCCGCTGGAGCGGGTGTACGGCACGAACATGCAGCACGCCTTCCTGCTGGCCCGGCGGCTGCTGGCCGAGGACCCCCGGGCCTCCAAGCAGGTGATCATGGTGACCGACGGCGAGCCCACCGCCCACCTGGTGGAATTCGGTCCGAACCGGGAGCCGGAGGCCTTCTTCTCCTACCCGCCGACGGTCGAGACGATCCGAGCCACCCTGGCGGAGGGGATGCGTCTGGCGGCGTCAGGCGTGACGCTGAACGTGTTCATGCTGGAGGACTCACCCGGCCTGGTGGCCTTCATGGAGAAGCTGGGGCGGCTGACCGCGGGCCGGGTGTTCCGGATGGACAGCCAGGACCTGGGCCGCTTCATCCTGTCGGACTACGTCCGGCGCCGCGGGTAG
- a CDS encoding type IV toxin-antitoxin system AbiEi family antitoxin domain-containing protein has product MDLLREFAAEQHGLVTREQCLACGLYPGALVRAIEREEIERVLPDVYRLTGAPPSRHQDLMAACLWSGSGAASHRSAAALHGLKGYDLNARDAQGVLEPLQIIAPKRGLSVPQVQVYRRVPNPQFVMQAEGIPVMNPAMTLINLAEVEPDPVVFENTVDEVMRRNFASEMQLRWAMAKIAGPGRRGVGRLARLLDDRGPKDGPSASAFQKSVRALLAPEGDFVEEYEIRDVRGRLIAVVDFAYPPLRLGVEGDGFEFHGGRQGWWHDLRRRNAITARHWTLLHITPDDLADPRPFLSSLRAAMAA; this is encoded by the coding sequence ATGGATCTTCTCAGGGAGTTCGCCGCCGAGCAGCACGGCCTCGTCACCAGGGAACAGTGCCTGGCTTGCGGCCTGTACCCCGGCGCTCTGGTCCGGGCCATCGAGCGGGAAGAAATCGAGCGGGTCCTGCCCGACGTGTACCGGCTGACCGGCGCGCCCCCCTCCCGGCACCAGGATCTGATGGCCGCGTGCCTGTGGTCGGGGAGCGGCGCGGCCTCGCACCGCTCAGCGGCGGCCCTGCACGGGCTCAAGGGTTACGACCTCAACGCCCGGGATGCCCAGGGAGTTCTGGAACCCCTCCAGATCATCGCCCCGAAGCGTGGCCTGAGCGTCCCCCAGGTGCAGGTCTACCGCCGCGTCCCAAACCCTCAGTTCGTCATGCAGGCGGAGGGCATCCCGGTGATGAACCCTGCCATGACCCTCATCAACCTCGCCGAGGTTGAGCCGGACCCGGTCGTGTTCGAGAACACCGTCGACGAGGTGATGCGCCGCAACTTCGCCAGCGAGATGCAGTTGCGCTGGGCGATGGCCAAGATCGCGGGTCCTGGCCGCCGCGGTGTGGGTCGGCTTGCCCGCCTCCTGGACGACCGCGGCCCCAAGGACGGCCCCTCGGCCAGCGCTTTCCAGAAGTCGGTCCGGGCGCTCCTGGCTCCGGAGGGCGATTTCGTCGAGGAGTACGAGATCCGGGACGTGCGCGGCCGGCTGATCGCCGTGGTGGACTTCGCGTACCCGCCGCTCCGCCTCGGCGTGGAAGGGGACGGGTTCGAGTTCCACGGTGGTCGCCAAGGGTGGTGGCACGATCTGCGGCGCCGCAACGCCATCACCGCGCGGCACTGGACCCTGCTGCACATTACGCCCGACGATCTGGCGGACCCACGCCCCTTCCTCAGTTCGCTACGGGCGGCGATGGCCGCCTGA
- a CDS encoding histidine phosphatase family protein yields MTLLYLVRHAKSSWDDLALADRDRPLSARGERSAATLAEYLEVSFEGGAPRPGLVLCSPARRTLDTLETLRPVLGSATIAVEEELYGATSGELLRRLRRIPGKTSAAMVIGHNPALQELAIMLARASDDLRRLHEKFPTGALAALRTHGAWKELGAEPAELEDFVAPREMQD; encoded by the coding sequence GTGACCCTTCTCTATCTCGTGCGCCATGCCAAGTCGAGCTGGGACGACCTGGCCCTCGCCGACCGCGATCGGCCGCTGTCGGCCCGGGGCGAGCGCTCGGCGGCGACGCTGGCCGAGTATCTCGAAGTCTCCTTCGAGGGCGGCGCGCCCCGGCCCGGGCTGGTCCTGTGCTCACCGGCCCGCCGCACCCTCGACACCCTCGAGACCCTGCGGCCGGTACTCGGCTCCGCCACCATCGCCGTCGAGGAGGAACTCTACGGGGCCACCTCGGGCGAGCTGCTGCGCCGGCTGCGCCGGATTCCAGGGAAGACCTCGGCGGCAATGGTGATCGGCCACAATCCGGCACTGCAGGAGCTGGCGATCATGCTGGCCCGGGCCTCGGACGACCTCCGGCGGCTGCACGAGAAGTTCCCGACCGGCGCCCTGGCCGCCTTGCGCACGCACGGAGCGTGGAAGGAACTTGGGGCTGAGCCAGCCGAGCTGGAAGACTTCGTGGCGCCCCGGGAGATGCAGGACTAG
- a CDS encoding hydantoinase B/oxoprolinase family protein, protein MDALDLEIARHALAGIAEEMGVTLKRTARSPNITEREDCSCALATPDGELCAQAEHMPVHLGSMPASIAAVLAKFPGLDEGDAAVVNDPFAGGTHLNDLTLVSPVFAGGTLLGYVANRAHHADVGGKTPGSMPGDSTDVFQEGLRLPPVLAWRGGVPDDAVLDIIAVNSRTPAERLGDFRAQEGANAVGAARLRSLAARLGVAGLASAMAGLIAYSEAAVRAGIAALPDGEWTFADVLDSDGSGSGPVRIVVRLGIAGDALTVDFTGTDPQARGNVNAPLPVTVSAVTYVVRAVTGPDVPPTAGGMRPVTVIAPEGSVVNAQSPAAVSAGNVETSQRIVDVLLGAFAQAVPDRIPAASQGTMNNTLIGWSSFAYYETVGGGQGARPGRDAMSGVHTHMTNTKNTPAEALEYAYPLRVRAYQLREGTGGEGRWRGGDGIRRDLELLADAATLSLQTDRRVSRPYGLAGGQPGAPGRNVLLRAGGEEEELPDKVTRELHRGDVISVRTPGGGGWGSING, encoded by the coding sequence ATGGACGCCCTCGATCTCGAGATCGCCCGCCACGCCCTCGCCGGCATCGCCGAGGAGATGGGCGTCACGCTGAAGCGCACCGCCCGGTCGCCGAACATCACCGAGCGGGAGGACTGCTCGTGCGCCCTGGCCACACCCGATGGCGAGCTGTGCGCCCAGGCCGAGCACATGCCGGTGCACCTGGGCTCGATGCCCGCCAGCATCGCCGCGGTCCTCGCCAAGTTCCCCGGGCTGGACGAGGGCGACGCCGCCGTGGTGAACGACCCCTTCGCCGGCGGCACGCACCTGAACGACCTCACGCTGGTCTCGCCCGTCTTCGCCGGCGGCACCCTGCTGGGCTACGTCGCCAACCGCGCCCACCACGCCGACGTCGGCGGCAAGACGCCGGGCAGCATGCCGGGCGACTCCACCGACGTCTTCCAGGAGGGCCTCCGGCTGCCGCCGGTGCTCGCCTGGCGGGGCGGGGTACCGGACGACGCCGTCCTCGACATCATCGCGGTGAACTCCCGCACGCCGGCGGAGCGCCTGGGCGACTTCCGCGCCCAGGAGGGCGCCAACGCGGTGGGCGCTGCCCGGCTTCGCTCCCTCGCCGCGCGCCTGGGGGTGGCCGGCCTGGCCTCCGCCATGGCCGGGCTGATCGCCTACAGCGAGGCCGCGGTCCGGGCGGGGATCGCGGCCCTGCCGGACGGGGAGTGGACCTTCGCCGACGTCCTCGACTCCGACGGCTCCGGCTCCGGCCCGGTGCGCATCGTGGTCCGCCTGGGCATCGCCGGGGACGCCCTCACCGTGGACTTCACCGGCACCGATCCCCAGGCCCGGGGCAACGTGAACGCCCCGCTCCCGGTGACGGTCTCGGCGGTCACCTACGTGGTGCGGGCCGTGACCGGCCCCGACGTCCCCCCGACCGCGGGCGGCATGCGCCCGGTCACGGTGATCGCGCCCGAAGGGAGCGTGGTGAACGCCCAGTCCCCGGCGGCGGTCTCGGCGGGCAACGTGGAGACCTCGCAGCGCATCGTGGACGTGCTGCTCGGGGCCTTCGCCCAGGCGGTGCCCGACCGCATCCCGGCCGCCTCGCAGGGCACCATGAACAACACGCTGATCGGGTGGTCCTCGTTTGCCTACTACGAGACCGTGGGCGGCGGCCAGGGCGCCCGCCCGGGCCGCGACGCCATGTCGGGCGTGCACACCCACATGACGAACACCAAGAACACCCCGGCGGAGGCCCTGGAGTACGCCTATCCCCTCCGGGTCCGGGCCTACCAGCTCCGGGAGGGCACCGGCGGCGAAGGCCGCTGGCGGGGCGGCGACGGCATCCGGCGCGACCTGGAGTTGCTGGCCGACGCGGCGACGCTGTCGCTGCAGACCGACCGGCGGGTGTCCCGGCCCTACGGCCTCGCCGGGGGGCAACCGGGGGCGCCCGGCCGAAACGTGCTGCTGCGGGCGGGCGGGGAAGAAGAGGAGCTGCCCGACAAGGTCACCCGGGAACTCCACCGTGGCGACGTCATCTCGGTGCGGACGCCTGGTGGAGGCGGCTGGGGAAGCATTAATGGATGA